The Plasmodium coatneyi strain Hackeri chromosome 5, complete sequence DNA window ATTTGCACACCAGGAGggatacacacacatgaaaGAGCGAACCAGACAGCACAACCGATTATGTACAcactttacctttttttttttttttttttttttttttgctgatCTGTGCAGGTGAAGGAGGAGCTTTACAAACTTTGGAAAAAGCAGTGCAGGGTCTACTACAGGTGAGTAGCGATGGATGGGGGAAACTGCCAATGGTGGAGCCACTGCTGTGTGGGGGGAATTTTCTCTAACACACTCCATACTCGTCGTTCCTGCGTGGGGACATTCCACCCTTGAACCACCAAATTGGAGTAGCACTTTCATttgctaaatttttttttttttttttttttttttcccctcgcAACACGCAGGAcgattaaaaaattgaggtCCCTCTACCCACTGTAGTGACACGTGCAATTGTGAAATGGAAATGCCCCATGTATAAAAAGGGTGAGGATGACGGGAAAAGCATCATGGGAGAATTTTTCATTCAGAAGTTCATTTTTGCCTGAGTGTTCTGGCCCATTTGGGTAATTtaccccccacacacacatacacacaaaaacTGTGGTGCTCATGGGGAGTGCAATGAAGTGGAGATAAATGCCCAACATACATTCATCAATTGGTGTGGACATTTAACGAGACGTATGCGAGgcgacgaaaaaaaaaaaaaaaaaaaaaaaaaaatagctagtcGGTTTGGGCACATTTGTTGCAACATTCTTCACAAATGtgacaaaatggctagctaattttttttttttttttttttttttttttttgaatgtgTCTTCTGCTTCATCACACACAGGTGAGGGAAGAGTTGCATAAACAATTATCTGCCTGGTGGAAGGAGGTGGCGGCCGACCATGTTGCCCTCCTCCCAAGTATAGCAAATCGGTGGAAGCATGTAAACAAACATGCGGAAGGGAGCGTCCTGCTAGCTTGATGAATTTTCCTCGTCATATGCATTTTGATTATTAATGGAGGGCTCATCTTGAATGCCTAAGAAGATATTGTTAAagtcttcatcattttggtGTTTATATTTTGGCTTGGTAATGCACGAAATGAACAgaattcttctattttttttcgcaaaaaaaaaataattaaaactGGAGATGCTTTCCTTGTCCACGTAGGGATCATTATCCGTGTCGTTCAAGTAGGTGTACACATCACAATGTTTAAAATCGATCAACTCTTTTAAAATCTTCCAAATCCTTTTGTTGAAACCCCGGTATATATTCTCAATGacgtaaaataaattatagtTAATATTATCTATCActgtgttcatattttttatttgcttcaAATTGGATTTATTTAAAAACTTAAACTCATAATCTGGGAATACATAGTTTAATATGTTGATAACATTTGTgaggatgttttttttttccttggtgTTTATGACTTCtggtacttttttctttatcgaAGTTTTGTGTGACCCACGTTTGCTGCTACAATCGGTGGTGTTGTTCGTGTCTGCTGATGTGCCAACGGAGGTGGGTGTTTGTACACTCGATGGTGTAACCTCCTTGCTGTTGTTGCCGTCCGCTGTGAGATTCGCACCTACACTGGCGCTGTAACTGTGGGGCGGTTGATCAATTTCTTCGAACAACTCAATTTTCGCTTCGATAAATCTGTCGTGTGCCTCAAGCCTCTCTAAAATTAAATTCACATCGTTCAGGTTAGCTATGTCTAGGTTGATCATTTTGTGGCGTGTGCgtatgcatgtgtatgtgtgtgtggtcTCTGCTGGCTCGGTTCGACTGGTCCTCCTCCCTTTGTCTCAACTGATTTATGCTTATGTCTCCACTTCTAACTTTGCTTGTCTGTCTCGTGTAATGGTTCTGCCCCTTCCCTTGCCGTTACATTGTAACACGAATAGGAGGGAACTCGGAGCGGGCTTTCTTCTAAAGTTCGCGTAAATCTGCGTCGGTAGCgcaggggtgtgtgtgtgtggtaACTCCGCAGAGAAGCGTGCAAATGGTTGGGGCTTAAAAAACGGGGGAGGAGAGAGAAGAGGCGGCGGGAATGGCAACAAGGTATCAGCAATGACGCAGCAATGACGCAACAATGAAGTggaattaacaaaatgacaAACGGGGAACTGCACGATGCAAATCAGCGTACGCCCCGCCCTCGTTACGTGGGGCAATTGAATTAATGCAGAGGGGcgagcatatatatgtgattatacacatacacatgtacatttatatgcacaatgCTTTTTtggctttttatttttgcgtgCTCCCATCAGTACACTAGAACAAACGAACTCGTACAGTTGTGTGCTTCCCTTGATTGACGAGTGAAAACATAgcagtcatttttttttttttttcttcgctccTTTCCCCATCTTacaatgagaaaaaaaaggcatgcaAGCCCACATGCATTTCACACGAGTGATATGCAATATACGCATGAACACCTCTCGCgggaataaaattattttctaaAAGGATCTAAAAATGGAGAGCCCCGgaaaagagtgaaaaaagaaaaaaagaaaaagttaaaacGTGAGATAAAATGTGGGATACAATGCGAGATACAAGGCAGGATGAATGATGGCTAAGGTGGCCCTTGACATGCTCGCTAAAATAAAGACAATATGAGGAACGAGTTGCAttcgcgaaaaaaaaaaaaaaggagagtaaAACTTTTTTGCCCTTCGTTTCATCGCTGAGCAAATCTAAATTGCTTACAGcgaatgctttttttttttttttcctttttctcctctgtATGAATGCATAATAGCAGTGAAGAGAAGAATGCATGCGCGAATTGCACACAATAGGCCTCCTGATCATGTGCGTGCAGCCCTATCAGATGGAAGGTTCCTGAACTGGGGGATGCCCACAAGGGGGAGAGCAAAAGAAATCGAAATGACGCACAAATGGGGATGCTGCGATGTGATAGTGCGTGCGGGGATAGTACGCTCCACCCCCATCCTCTTCGCGatttaaaatgtgtacactcCTACAAGGGGAATATAATTATCCCTACCTACGCTGACATGATTCCTCATCCTTTGTACCCCCTGAACAAATATGTCCACATTTTCTCAtgtttaaaaggaagaactatAATTCAAGTGGTCGTCAGATCTTTTCTTTGAGGAAATGCTACCAATGCAATTCTCCAATTACACCCCCACTGCAGTTGCATGtaggaatttaaaaaaaaaaaaaaaaaaccagtTCTGTTCGTATATGAGGGCGGATTTTCCTTTGCGCAGTGTGTCACGAGGCCATTTTTACATCTTCCTTACCCGCTCAGTCTGCCTTTTTCCCCAAGCCACACTCCCCATGCTTATCGAATTTAATGTAAGTCCCCATCtatttgagaaaaaaagaaacaaattcGCTTCTTCTTAAATGGTTCCTAAATGCACGTGGTTACCTCCTACCCATGAGGGCCTTCCGTTCGACGGGACGAGGCCAACACCtcgaggggaagaaaaaagaacgcTTCCCCACTTGACACCGTCATACGGTGTGCAGGTAAAGgtgcgtatatatgtaccaacttgcataggaaaaaaaaaatactctaAAGGGCAACACGTGCAAGAGAGCGTACTTCGGAACAGTCGACTCCGATTGTAACTTTTTCCCTGTCGTCGCTTCCCTCCCATaaaacggtaaaaaaaaatattgattGAACAAATGGCAACTGACAATTGAGCtagctatattttttttttttttttttttctaaatttttaccttgcctgttcatattttttttaagtatttttttttttattttacatttgtttGCCCCAAAACGGTgagtcataaaaaaaatgtcttcgAAAATGTCCTCGAGGGAGAAGTCAAGATTGTGGTAACGCAGCCAAACAGAGGAGGTACCTCTCACTATGCCGCTCATCAAATGAGCACGTATAACCGCAGATGTACCATAGCATAAACTGTGAGCTACACAAACGCTGAAGCGAAATGAGCCCCCCCGGGGGATGCCCCACAGGACTGCGTCACCCCCAAAAGCCTCTGCAGCCAAAATGAAAGGGAATTTCCTCCTCTGcaaaaattatgcaaaatgGTACAAACGAGGCAGTCATCAGATGGGCACAAAATGGTATGCACACAATGTAGCAGAGCTGGtgaataccaaaaaaaaggccgtagagaagaacaaacacTTTTCCACAGGTCATACAAAAGATGGAATTAATAAATACGTAAGTGAAGCCCCAACACGAGTCAGCGTCCTAAATGCAGATTTGTCCCAAAAGGTTAGTCATCACAattatgatgatgatggtgataTCGCTTTGACGCGCAATGCGGAAGGGCCTGTTTACGAAAACGAGAGGAATCCACATGACCAAATAAAATTATGGTGTGCAAAAAGTCTCAAACTGTTAAGCATGTGCGTAATAACCTCCTTATTCTTCTATTGCACATTTAAGAAAGTGCCAGAGGGGTATATCTGTTTAGtgcaaaacaaaaatgacgaCACAGTATTGCCATACATTTATGACGATCTGatgacgtttttttttaatccgtTGAAATATAAAGTTCGTATAATCAGAGTCATTCCAATTCAGAAGAAGTTTACACGTGTGTACGAAACgttggataaaaaaaaagtccgcGTAAAATTACAAGTCAAAATGAAACCAAAAATTCCGTTTATTATCGAAATTTTTAGTTCCTTTGGGGATAATTATAGCACGAATTAtattgaaaaggaaatgaactTGGACATTATGAATGTTGTGAAGAATTATGACTTGGATACTTTAgtagaggaaaataaagagaCGAATGGTATGCCACACGCTACAGTGGATGACGCAGTTGATCAAATTATGGACAGGTTTTACGACTGCTCCgtttttcacaaaataaTTCTTCTGGACGTCTCCATCCTGTTTGAACGGGTAGAATAAAGATAAAAGGTCACCACGTTTAAAAAGCGCATGCGGGGGTACAACTCATTAAGGGCATCCACGACCACTCCAAATGTTGCCAAATTGGGCAT harbors:
- a CDS encoding Repressor of RNA polymerase III transcription, whose translation is MINLDIANLNDVNLILERLEAHDRFIEAKIELFEEIDQPPHSYSASVGANLTADGNNSKEVTPSSVQTPTSVGTSADTNNTTDCSSKRGSHKTSIKKKVPEVINTKEKKNILTNVINILNYVFPDYEFKFLNKSNLKQIKNMNTVIDNINYNLFYVIENIYRGFNKRIWKILKELIDFKHCDVYTYLNDTDNDPYVDKESISSFNYFFFAKKNRRILFISCITKPKYKHQNDEDFNNIFLGIQDEPSINNQNAYDEENSSS
- a CDS encoding Prohibitin-like protein translates to MKGNFLLCKNYAKWYKRGSHQMGTKWYAHNVAELVNTKKKAVEKNKHFSTGHTKDGINKYVSEAPTRVSVLNADLSQKVSHHNYDDDGDIALTRNAEGPVYENERNPHDQIKLWCAKSLKLLSMCVITSLFFYCTFKKVPEGYICLVQNKNDDTVLPYIYDDLMTFFFNPLKYKVRIIRVIPIQKKFTRVYETLDKKKVRVKLQVKMKPKIPFIIEIFSSFGDNYSTNYIEKEMNLDIMNVVKNYDLDTLVEENKETNGMPHATVDDAVDQIMDRFYDCSVFHKIILLDVSILFERVE